CATCTTTACGATGTAAAATTCTCTTCTAAGTTTCCGTTGAATCGCTCCAAAATTTCTCACGCAATTCGCTAACGTGATATGAGCAATAATGGAAAAGAATCTAGTTGAGCATCGTTTTTCGTCACTCTGTTTCGCAATATTTTGATGTAGCTTAGTGAGATAACGAGcgtttattttccaaatcaCGCTCTACTATAAATTCTCATACTAGTCAACGAATCTCGTGAATTGAATACGTGTATTCGCAATTTCTTTAGTGCAATCAAttcattcttttatatatataagacacattcgtttagaaaaaaatcatacatTTTTCTGAGACGACATCCTTAAACCTTCTGCGTGATATCTGTGAGCCGTCTATGGGCTACGTATActtcatcaattattttattagaaagatgttatatattttatttattgcatttatattttatctgcaaaaaattaatttaactaaattgtaaaaaatctctttaagtaaaaaaaaaaattatcgacaGACAAATTTTGGCAAATTTGACAGTCTTCTGGACACAAAGAGCACGCAAAGGGTTGATATCTagttcataatatttatttatatttatatagatatttatttatttatttattctgtaaaGCAGTCTTAGCGATCGCGGTATGTAATACTGCGATTCTTTTACATGCAATACTCGCagctagaaaaaaaaaaatactctaGTCATATGGAGATGATTTTTCGCGAAGGCCCGAAGCACCGGGCCAGGCAGCAGCGTAACAAAAAGGCATAATTAGAATAGTAGTCTTGACTACGCGACGTTAAGTCTCgaagatatatgtatagggTTAAAGAAAGATCGTATTTGAAAAGTCTACATTGTTTACGATTAGACAAAACTATGTAGCACTAGTTCTCATACTCACACACTAAGGACTGATTCCTTTTTAATGAAGAATTTCCCGAGTGCTAGTACCGTTGCACTGCTGCTGCTAGGATCGTTGCATATGAAATGTCGGAAGTGTGACATTTGGCATAGAAAATAGCCtcgatttttccattttttaaactaCCTGCATTTGACAAGATCGTGAAAACaactttttattctgaaaatattgaatgttttttaattacatgttATTTTGTTCCTTCAGAAATTCTCTGAAAACGATTGAAGCCGATATTTCATGTATACAACAACCTAATGATTTACGCTGTTGGATTCTATATTAATGCAATTCTTTTTGttcgaatatattttacagtttCATCAGAGTATTAATTGTGATTGCTCCTTCCTTTCCAAATCAGTACAACAACGTTATGAGATCTGAAACGGTAAATTCGGAAACAACGCTTCTTGCACACCCATTATACCCTGCGATCACACTCACTGAAAATTACTTTCAAAACTCGAGTTACtttcagaataaaattctgatCTCCTCGTTCATCGTCCCATTGTTGAGAGAAACTTGTCATGGCTTTTGAACCTGATGTCTGTACCCACTTATAATTTGCAGCCATCGAATGTTACTATCTCGTTAAAGTGAAAGAAATTCGGATattatatctgtaatataCTCTGTATTGTTGTTGTGTGATTAAATCGAAAACATCAAATATACAGACCGTACTTTGTTtccgaaaattttattccacaTCTCAAGAAATATATCAGgaagaaaattatgaaatcaGTAAACGTGATTATTATAACTAATATTACAGATGGGTGAAAATGATTAAACGTCTACATTcaagaaatttattcgaaatatattcagaaatataatggaattctaacatttaaagaaaatacaattagtgataattagatatttaatttatactttttataagtaaaaaaatataatttgcatgcaaatttttatactcCTTTAATactaaaactatataaatgcaaaaatattctttatatttatacactgCACAATTTGAATATACAAGTCAGTATATTCTGATATTGATAATAGAATAACATCTTaggcaaaaatattaacaacaaTGAAgtgcattatattatttttactttgtacAATAAAGTACTGATAATTCGtactttataaattgatcACATTCATATAAAATGCTTTTGCTTTCTGGAGGAATCCAGTAATGttactttatacatatattaacttatttccaccgtaatttcttataattattatacaaagatATTACTCATATCGTTGCATATATAtgaatcatatattatataataataacagattgtagatttttctatttttcttttgaagcTTTTGCCCTCTTATTTGCAAGATAGATGACCCATATGAAACCCACGAGATTCACCACCAACACTCTCAACTAAAAAACCGAATAAAAccaagataattttaatgattttatatagcttttagcattatttataaaaaatttcaatattataaaaaaaataatacaaataatataagaatatttatgaacactacagaaaataaaaacatgatataaaatctcatgtaaatgagaaataactcttaacaaaataaaaatttctgataaaaaCTTCAAAAGTGTCAGAAGAATAttctaacaaaataatatgtgtTTTTACATTACCATTGGCGGAATATATTTGATGTTGATAAACTGGAGCAGTgtcagatattttaaattagccATCAACATcggtaaatacaatttttgcatttgatTACATGCTATTCGATGAGACTTGCCCTGcagataatttgtatttaatattaaaatacagaaTAATCACTCAAATAgctatgaaacaataatgtatGTAAGCCTAACAATGtttttatctctattttaTTGAGATAGTTTGCTATAGTTTTCagaatcattaaaaaatattaaaaaagtaccTATTATACTTTTGTGATGTTCATACCTCGAAAATGGCAAGCATATAAAGTGCCAGCGCTTGAAAGCATGGTGTATAAATGAGTCTTTCTATCAAAAGTATACCCAATGGATGTCTTACGAgcaaatgtatatatgtgtaaaagTAATGAGGCACTGGCCCTCCAAAGAACAGGCTGCAACAATATTTGTGCGTATGAGTCCACAAttcttgaatttataaaacttgctTTGTTATCAGCATAAGCAACAGTCTATGATGGTTTACCCAAATAGAGCAAAGGCAAGGATACTGTCTTCATTAAGGTGTCTAGCACCTGACAACTTCTGAGATACCAAATTGCCAAGGGCAGCAATGACACAACTGAaaacatttgtattataaatattcatgctTCACTTGTCCAACTTACAAGCATGATTTCGAATGTACAAATCTAACTTCATACTAACCACTCGTTACAACAAACATTAGtaaatgtatagaaatatgtttaaaatatataataaatgaattatatcGATTAAACATAGTGTCAACTGAAGTTCCTAATCGCAATATGTTTAATTGTATTCACACTCACATATGTCGTTATTACCTTGTTATAGCCTTCGTTTTCAAGGGATTAGTATACAGCCGCTGGAAATATGCACCAAGCAGACCATAAATGATGGTGCTCGGTTTAGAGAGTgacatttttccaaaattagaTGTCTTCTATGATCAATTTGATAGATCTAAGGAAAAGCAATTCGTGTGATGATTCACAAAATGTAATTGAGCGATAAGAAACAGTACGTATCAAAGTGCAAAGTGCGAAACACAGTTGCAGTTAGTCAAAAAAGTTTCGACTTAGTTTTAAAAGGGCAGATGTCATATTACGGGGAGCTCGgttattctaaaaaatgtcgtgatttatacataaaaaatataatattgaatttctgAATAAATCATGTATcatttacacaaaataaatctaaataagttataaaatCCATACAGTGATATGTGAATACATTCTTAGGAAAAACTAGAGAACTCGACATCCTATCGCGTGACAAATTGgtcaaaacttttaaaactaAGAATCACAGATAATCAACTCtagtttcaataaaatttatactttgtaCAATTCAATCACttgcaaaatttgcaattttagcATTAAATTTATCCGAAAGGTTAAGACTTTTTTTTGTGGCGTACATTCATAGAAAATTTGACATCGATCGTTTTGCTACCAAACTGCAAGTTCGATAAAACGCGACAGAAGTTGCATTATATgtgaaaaagatgataaattcgaaatgtattataaatgcatacaTGATATCATTAACGACTTCAAGATGCAAGCATCGCGGCAAGCCGAAAGTAAATATTGAAGGCATGAGAAAGATGCAAAGCTAAGGTTTCGGAGCTAccaatgttgaaaaaaaaattcttcgtGTGTATTGCGTGTCACGTGGTACATACATTGTTGACGCGAATCTATTGCAAAAGAATAGTTATATAAAGACCGATAATCATATTACATTTGCGTCTCCAACATTCAATGTTTATAAACCGagcgtaaataaaaataattgcacattTTTACTTAACAAACAAGTACGTTTCAATATgccattttattaatgatcaaatttgtgttatttttgtaattaaaaaactaaaaagtaacataatctgaaataaaaaaatttgatggtaagtaataatgtaaaaattaaaataaactttattatttcataacacttactatgtattataaatttaaaagaacaaGTTTTGCGAATttgttttgcataaaattcCGATATCACTTTATGAGTTTGTTCATCTTAGCTGCATTGAGTCTGCACTAAAATAggacaaatatacatatagccTGGACTGTACTATCCTGTTTTAGTACAATCCCAGTGCAGTTAAAAAGAACACACCCAATGTGTCAATTAAATAGCGTTTTTGATTGAACGGATTTTGATCGATCCAGGGTTGtataatgacgtcattgcaacgtCTCCGTCAATAAAAGACTtgattcataataaaatagtgattaattAATCCGCGATGGATCAAAATCCGTTCAATTGAAAACGCTATAAGTAGCAAATATAGTACTGGATAAGtgtattaaatcttttaatatccTTTTTCCCTATTCACAATAATGGTCGTTTTATAccactatttttttatctacagTTGGCTATccttattcttttttaacatataaaccCAGCATTAAGAATCAATAGTAGTAAAAATAACGATCTTGTtggaatagaaataaaatgcgGATCGTACTTTTTGTACCTTGATGACAATTCAGagataatacataatacaattatgGTATTTATATCaagtctgttctttatagctgaactggctgcactagttcagagtttatctttttccctccacattggaaggagaaagataaactctgaactagtgcagccagttcagctataaagaacagacctataaagaacagacctgaTTTCCTCTGTACACTTTTAAGCCTCGTTTCCAGTTACGTTACGCAGCCTCGAAGATGCGCATGCGTTGATCGATGTGACGACGCTTACTTTTGGTTGGGATACGGACCAATGATTGCACGACGAAAGCAAGGCGCGCGGCGCTGCCGCATCGACTACAGGCACGCTCAATAAACGGCGCTAGTGTCCGTCAAGTGTCAGCCGTTCACGTCGGCCGACAGTGTTGCGAAACTGGAATCGGTGATTTAATTAGGAATAAcgtatctcttttttttttagtaaaattgtgaaactttAAGCAATAATGACCGACAAGAAAGGTAACTATATGCCGTATCGCGCGTTACCGTTCATTTGCGTGTAATATTCATTGGCAGAGAGGGAAATATACAGCATACATACAGAACGTGCGTGCATACATatacaaacacacacacacacatacgttAAGATAAGCCGTGCCTCACCACTTGTCACTTAGCGCGACGCCCGGTTGTCGCTCGAGGCGACggcgacgtcgacgtcgatgcGACTCTTGGTGCAGGCGGCCCATGCTGCGGCGTTCGTCCTTTCGCGCATCGAATCCCGGGCGCTGGCACGGACCGCTCGAGTGCTTGACCCGGGTTGACAAGACAAATCAATACCGCGCATCGCGCTATGAATACAAAATGGCCTCCGGAGAATTGTTTATCCTCCTTCTCCCCGGAGAGAATTTTCGCTGTATTTACactgtgaaatatttttcgcgatTTGTCGGATTCCGATCGTTCTCTTTAGATCTTTGGCCGTAGATCTTTTTCCGCTGGATCACTTTCGATCGTCCGTATTCCACGGTTCTCGTATTCTCGAATTCTCAAGATCCTTGCTTCGCGGGATCATTACTCCTGCATTCACAAAATTTTCAGTACTTATTTCATACTTGCATTTGCATTCTTACGGTTTCGAGGTCATTAGATTCtcagaaaattatgaaatttaacgtatctaaaaatttgtatttttagataattttttttttttactctcgaagtcattcaatttattcttgGAACCCCAGTCCTTTGTAGTTCTTTGTAATCGTTAATTCTCATCTTTTTCTAAAGTTATCATTCaagttatcaatttatttttagtttcttcgATTGATTTGCTTTTTATTCTCAAATTCTTGGATTTCCAGCTtcttgaattataattatctattttttgtacaatatagattttttatttttaaatattatttgttattagaCCAAGAGTTTTTGCAATTGTTAAACAGATGTAATCATGAGATCACACATATACAAGCTTCAATATTACACTGTGTTCTTTGTTTGATAAATGTATTGAGAATATTGAGTTTTAAACTGAATTCTTTAtggtaaagatttaaaaaagtataaatattataatgtgtttttatttgtacacgTATGATGTTTGACACATTGAAGCTCCGGAGGTCATCTCTTGGTATTAGTCGTATTCTTACAGATTGCAGGGGCTGCTTACAAAAGAGAGAATGCGCTAACGTTATATATGAAGTGTATGATTAAGAGACTCATAGAGTTTAAGAATCAGTTTGTTCAATAGTTTTGTGCCAATAACAATCGAACAAGTACACTGCGGAGTTAAAGCGATCTCGAGTTCATTTAAGCGTCTGTTTATCTGCTCAAGCTATTCCAGGTGTCTCGGATTTGTTTTGTTCCTTTGCACGATGGAGCAAGATCCGAGATACCCGAAGGAAAAGCTCCGGCAAAAAAGTTATCCCTCGTCTAAGTGCCGCAAGAACAGTAATCTCGACGACATTTCATTACCAAATCTGGTCTCACCGAGCGGGTGACTCTACGCTCCTATAGAGCGTAGTGTGATAAGGATACCGTAAAGCTTAGCCTGTAAGTGCAGAGCCGTTGCGCTCCTTTAccataataatattgttagtaATGTGAGGACGTCTGTTATATACTGCTGCGAGTCTGCTACCATTTATATCTATGGCGGTGTAGCAGCTGAGCGGAGGGATAGCGCCTACAATTTGGCTGTCAATATGTTTGCAGCGGACCATTACAAAGACGATTTGATCCCAGTCAGTAGGTGGAGCTCCGGAGACCGGCGCAGCCTAAGCCACGTATCTAACCTCACCTTACTCTATATATTACCTTAACTCACTACGTGTTTATACCAACATATATTACGTACACACCACACACATCACACACAGACACACATACATggacacacatacacatatacacattatatataaatatgtataccACTGTTATGCTGAGACTAATGTGAGGAAACTTGATTGCTTCTAGGTAACTCTCGCTGTACCATACATTCTTTTGCATTTTGTAGTAAGGACGAGTTGTTTGCCATAAAAATCAAGGAACGTAGTAGCCAGGTAGCGATACAAGAGGTATCGCAAAAGGGACTCTACGGTACATCTCTCTTGCGAGAGAAGTAGACTTCTTTGGAAAAACTCTTTAGAACAGCcagttatatttttgaaagatgagAAATATATGGATTTTCTAAGTACAGACAttgcaaaagaaagaaatgaaaataggTGTACTTGTTagagaaatatgaatatgCACATACatctttttatctaatttatatcagATTTGATATTAGAAGAgttgtatatgtgtatgtgtgtaccAAGTTCTTGATATTCTCCTAACTTGGTCGTGATTCCAGAATCACTGACTTGCAAATTCGTACATAATTTGTCAAATTCAGATCTGAGATAAATATCTAATCTTTTTCGTTCATGATTCTTGAAATTTTGTATCATGAGAATTTATGTATCTCAGGTTTTGGAACCTGTTGAAAGCTGATAGTATTTAGCATCAAGTATATTCACATGAAAGctattatctttaaatatacatagCAAGCCATATTTTGAGcaagattattatatcaaaaattgaaaatattccaTTCGTACGTTTCTCGATTgtccaatattttattctacactGACATggttctgaaaaatatttagaagaaGCAATCATTACCTCACGCTGGTCTCAACGTGCATAAAGATATAGAATGCAACAGGCGTCTCCTGAATTCAAAGTAGAGAACGTGCCGTATTCAAATTGAGAATCATATAAATTCAAGCTCGATTATCGTTACGTTCTAAAACTCTccacttgaaaaaaaaatctgaaaacttgatattttatttgattctcCGATTTTCTTAGCAATATCAGTATAGCACGATCGTTTGGTCTCTTTCCAGTATTTAGAGAtgtaaagtaaagaaaaatatgatctATATTAGATATACTAAAAGTTTGTAGAGAAAAAGTATGAAATTCGAGtctgtttctatttttacggTTGTGAACACCAACACATAACGCGTTCGTGCCATTTAATTAGGCgttttttttggaaattggAGGCGCGGGTCGCTATATATCCAAATCAATACGACCGTAAGATATTGATATGGGTGTATCAATATTTCATACTGGAACTTCGTGATATTGGCTGACTGCTTTATTcactgttgtttttttttcctttattttctaCGCCCGAATATGCTCGCGCGTGGGTGCATTCGCGACTTTTTTGCACATTGCAATTGCCTTTTGAAGAAGACAAagaattttccaaaaattttcaattgtttattGATAAAGCTTGTCATACgagatataattattctcgATTCTCTGATCTCtcaatcatttaattatttaactttaattggAGTCTTGTTCAAGTCACTCCGTCGAGATTGAACATTTTCCAAATGTATTTCCGCAAAAAGAATTACAATCAATTACACGCGCGCGCCAGCATAGCGGGCTTTGTGAGTGGATACGAATGCTATATCTAAGCTCGGCGTACTTTTTGACGATACTTTTACTTCATTAGGAACTTGCTAGCTCACTTTTAACAATTAGTGCATGTTGCTTTGAACCGCATCACAAGTTTCCTATTATCGCTGAAATAAAGACGAAAGCATCTCAGAAAAGGGAAGACAATTTTTCGAGAAAGTAAAAACGGCACGAGAATAAAGTGCGAAGGAAATTCGTGGTCGCGGCTGCTGCACGTCAGTAGATTCGTGACAATATAGTCAAATATGGACATTTCGATTTCCTTCTTCGATGATCGTAGCGTAAATCTTAGGTCAATTCTTCGGTAGCTCAAGAGTAGCTTGAACATTTTGTAGTGAGAGAAGCAAATCATGAAACGTAATCTCACGTCCGACCTCCCCGACGCGCTTGCGACTTGCGACTCGCTTCGGCGGAGGAagaggcaaaaaaaaaaaagaaaaaagaaaaagaaatgagaCGGCCGCGAGATGGCAGGGAAAAATTCAAAGTGAAATTACGTTCATCCTTAACATCCTAGTAGGCCATCGTGTGCAAGTACGAGCTTTGATCTTTTTCCATGAATTGTTACCTCGACTCGCATGcttaaaaaatgtactttCTTTGGCGGCAAGAGGCGCGCGATCGCCCGCCTTCGCGGCGACGCCGAAGGGCTCGAAGGGAGCGGTCGTGCCGGCTTACCGCCACTGTTTCTATAAACgtgcatgttttttttctttcgatatGCTGTTTTAACCGGTTCTCACAATTTTGCTTTGAATTGTTACTTCATCCACGTTCGATCCCACCTCGAAGAACACTTTTATGCAGATTCGATTTTAATTCGCGGGCGAAGGCGGGATCGGACGGGCTGGTGTTATCATTTTGAATCGTCTTGTTGTTGTGTGATCACCATAGTTCTATAGATCTCGAACATCGCCCCGGGAGACTCGCCCGATCTCCCAGATCTACATTTTGAATAACGTTATATTCAAACGATgtgtattatattgttatatatattttttttttcgataggTTGCTAGACCCACACACTGGCAATTGCGGCGAAGTCTTCCGGTGTTGCGATGATTGCATGCGCATGATCTGGCAGGATCTGTAATCGTGTACACTGTTAATAGTGAGCTTAAGCGAATTAGCGTTTGTTGATACGTTGGTCGATATTGGGCGAAAGTGTCCTCATAACGATCTAGAGATCATCGGGAGCAGAAAGATCGGTTTTAAGAAAAGGTTGTCTTGCCATACGTATTCTCTTTTTACTTATTGCGTGTACAGAATGCTCTAAATCTCGTAGATACTTTTAATGACAATTTTCGGGTCAACTTGGAGTTGATTTTTTCTCACTGAAAATGTTAAGAGCATCTttgaaataatgtatttttataaccgagtctcaaattaaatttttctccaatttatttgaaattaagtCACAATTCTGTTGCTATTTCTGGTTTTATTGCTTACTTCGCGAGAAACTCTTGTTTTTTTCAATcgtttataatacaaaaaccAAGTGCCTCGATATTTTCATTCAGGAAGAATCAAATTCTAAATTGGTCGGAGAATCTGTTGTTAAAGTAACATCGGTGAGTTTTAGGATACTCTGTATGCTATTGGATTTTTGATACTGCAGATTCTTAATTCATTTTATGGAtcgcaaaatttctttcatacTTCCACAATTTCTTAGCCGCTTCTTGCTACGCTTCCAGTGATTTCGTCCATCTCGAGGACACGTCCTTTTGTCCACGGAAGCATTTCGATGAATGTTGTTTCTTCGGCCGCTTAAGCCGGTTCGTCGAAAATTCGATAACGATAAATGAGAAAGAACACATTCTGATTCTGAATAAGCGTCGAACTGCTCATTGGGACAAATCGAGgatatgaaagaaaaagagagtgtGCGTGCgtgaaagggagaaagagaaaagagcgATGGACATTTTTCGAATTACCATTAAGccgcattaatattataaacggTCATGATTGATTCGATGATTGTTTGCACCGTGGCACATAGACACATAATTTACTACTTCCCGGAGGTTGCACGAATCTGGGGACGAATCAGTATCCGGGACGCGCAATGTAGAACATTTCCAAGCAAATCGTTACGCAAGACGGTCggatttgaaatttttcgatGGATCGATCGAGTTTTTAAAGTAAAGCCGAGGGTTGAGATTCAATTTCTATGGAAGCAAAATCTAGAAATCATCAGGATTTTTGCGATCCACGAAGCGCTAacaattcttattatttttggaTCTTTAGATTTCTGAATCTTCACGTTCCCGAAACTTGTTGAATTTTCCCAAATTGTCATAGATTCTccatattttcttttgcacTCTTGGAAATTCCATTCGCAATAATTGCACACTTAGATGCCGAAAGTAAAATGGCAAAAAGGATCGCTGGATTCGTCACTGCTAGTTCGGCCAGCCTCCGGTCACATCATTAACAATTTGGTGTGGGCTGACATTTATGTTAGAGTATAACATGTTCATCTAGCACCAACGCAACTGCGCGCATGACGCCTAGAGGACGAAAAATCCTTTTCCCTGAAATTTGCTCTATCGATCGCTTCGTAACAGaagattttcatattattttcaatatttattttcatcaaattcttCGACAACAattcagaatatattttttcagaataatatattttgacaatgtCCAAAGATGCTCGGTGATGTGAAACTGCTGAAAGtcttatattttctctttcaagaaaaattgtacattCTTTTGATTTATTCCAAACTGTTTGAATTTTCACGTGCATTTCTTAAACGTATGCAGATTTTTTGAACGTCTTAATGAGATGGAAGGACAATTGGCCTCTATTTGGCGGCGGCGCGTGGTGCATGGCGcgatttagataattaaaaggACTAGAGGAAGAAACAAGGTGGCCGAGCGCGTCTCGCGGTCGTCGCGACGCGGTCGGTCACCAACGTTACCTACTTATTATTACACACGAGTTTCAAGGAACTTTTCATCATGTTTAATCATGTTAATCCTTTATCTTTGGATATTTGCAGAAATTTGTGGTTTGCTGAGTCTTGTCACAACTTTTTGAATGTGTGGAGCccgatatgtatatatagtgtCCACcactatatatacatatataaatattatatatatatctatatatatatacataatcatcGTACCACTATACTCATTGTATAAATTACACATTCACCGCccc
Above is a genomic segment from Linepithema humile isolate Giens D197 chromosome 6, Lhum_UNIL_v1.0, whole genome shotgun sequence containing:
- the LOC105673068 gene encoding peroxisomal membrane protein 2, whose protein sequence is MSLSKPSTIIYGLLGAYFQRLYTNPLKTKAITSCVIAALGNLVSQKLSGARHLNEDSILAFALFGLFFGGPVPHYFYTYIHLLVRHPLGILLIERLIYTPCFQALALYMLAIFEGKSHRIACNQMQKLYLPMLMANLKYLTLLQFINIKYIPPMLRVLVVNLVGFIWVIYLANKRAKASKEK